One genomic segment of Rhizobium gallicum bv. gallicum R602sp includes these proteins:
- the lipB gene encoding lipoyl(octanoyl) transferase LipB, with protein sequence MLRTDLQFSMFPLEGSKPVRWRISDGLIPYSEAVETMEREVAVIAEGGDELVWLVEHPPLYTAGTSANAKDLVQPDRFPVFATGRGGEYTYHGPGQRVAYVMLDLKRRRQDVRAFVVALEEVVILTLDSMNVRGERREDRVGVWVSRPEKPHLPDGSMSEDKIAALGIRLRRWVTFHGLSLNVDPDLDHFTGIVPCGISAYGVTSLVDLGLPVMMADVDIRLREAFESVFGKTVGEL encoded by the coding sequence ATGCTGCGCACCGATCTACAGTTCTCGATGTTTCCGCTCGAAGGCTCAAAGCCCGTGCGTTGGCGCATCTCCGATGGTCTCATTCCTTATAGCGAAGCCGTCGAGACGATGGAGCGCGAGGTGGCCGTGATCGCCGAGGGGGGCGACGAGCTTGTCTGGCTCGTCGAGCATCCGCCCCTCTACACGGCAGGCACCAGCGCCAATGCGAAGGACCTTGTGCAGCCGGACCGTTTTCCGGTTTTTGCGACCGGCCGCGGCGGCGAATATACGTATCATGGCCCCGGCCAGCGCGTTGCCTATGTGATGCTTGATCTCAAACGCCGGCGGCAGGATGTCCGCGCCTTCGTCGTGGCGCTTGAAGAAGTGGTAATCCTTACGCTCGATTCGATGAACGTACGCGGCGAGCGGCGCGAGGACCGCGTCGGCGTTTGGGTAAGCCGGCCGGAGAAACCGCATCTTCCGGACGGCAGCATGAGCGAGGACAAGATTGCCGCGCTCGGCATCCGGCTTCGTAGATGGGTGACGTTTCACGGCTTGTCGCTCAATGTCGATCCCGACCTCGACCATTTTACCGGCATCGTACCCTGCGGGATTTCTGCCTACGGCGTGACAAGCCTTGTCGATCTCGGCCTGCCGGTGATGATGGCGGATGTGGATATCCGCCTGCGCGAAGCCTTCGAATCGGTCTTCGGCAAAACGGTGGGCGAACTCTAG
- a CDS encoding DUF1489 family protein, whose amino-acid sequence MALHLIKLCVGADSIDDLREWVAERSLRAIAAGLEPHSVHTTRMVPKRVPELLDGGSLYWVIKGQVQARQKLLDIQTFTDSEGIGRCHLVLGPEVIETAVQPKRAFQGWRYYPEEDVPRDITTLGEGVAEMPADLRRELSELGLL is encoded by the coding sequence ATGGCATTGCATCTGATCAAATTATGCGTCGGCGCGGACTCGATAGACGATTTGCGCGAATGGGTGGCGGAGCGTTCGCTGCGGGCGATTGCGGCTGGCCTCGAGCCGCATTCCGTTCACACGACGCGCATGGTTCCGAAACGGGTCCCCGAATTGCTTGACGGCGGCTCACTCTATTGGGTCATCAAGGGGCAGGTGCAAGCGCGCCAGAAGCTCTTGGATATCCAGACCTTCACGGACAGTGAAGGGATCGGCCGGTGCCACCTGGTTCTTGGGCCGGAAGTGATCGAAACTGCCGTGCAGCCGAAGCGCGCCTTCCAGGGCTGGCGCTATTATCCGGAAGAAGACGTGCCGCGGGATATCACGACGCTTGGAGAGGGTGTTGCCGAGATGCCCGCGGATTTGCGCCGCGAGCTGTCGGAGCTTGGATTGCTCTAA
- a CDS encoding MerR family transcriptional regulator — protein sequence MPVNKYYSITELTREFGVSTRTLRFYEDEGLIHPERRGRTRLFRPADRRLIQEILRGRRIGFTIAEIREIIQVYKDPPGELGQLKLLMKRVDEKREDLRKKRKDIDDTLTELDNIEEACLGRLAEIGVGT from the coding sequence ATGCCAGTGAACAAGTACTATAGCATAACGGAGCTGACGCGCGAATTCGGAGTGTCGACGCGCACGCTTCGCTTCTACGAAGACGAGGGCCTGATCCATCCGGAACGCCGCGGGCGCACGCGCCTCTTTCGTCCGGCCGACCGGCGCCTGATCCAGGAAATCCTGCGCGGTCGCCGCATCGGCTTCACGATTGCGGAGATTCGCGAGATCATTCAGGTCTATAAGGACCCGCCTGGGGAACTCGGTCAGCTCAAGCTTTTGATGAAACGTGTCGATGAAAAGCGGGAAGACCTGCGCAAGAAGCGCAAGGACATCGACGACACGCTGACGGAGCTCGACAATATCGAAGAGGCCTGCCTCGGCCGGCTCGCCGAAATCGGCGTGGGCACCTGA
- a CDS encoding L-serine ammonia-lyase: MFLSVFDVFKIGIGPSSSHTMGPMSAANRFLDLILSSEWPRPSSGAQVASIKVSLHGSLAHTGIGHGTGRAVVLGLMGEKPDSVDPDKMDGIIDQVERSGRITPPGHPAYFFMPKNDLVFDKKQPLPGHANGMSFCAYDRDERLLLKRVYYSVGGGFVVTDTELEQMRAKKRAVAGATKVPYPFATAKQMLEMAERSGLSIAQMKRANEESQRSREELDEGLDRIWEAMRACIERGLKVDGVMPGGLNVRRRARKIHDKLQEEWRSNRINPLLANDWLSVYAMAVNEENAAGGRVVTAPTNGAAGVIPATIRYYEHFHEDWDQNGIRDYLLTAAAVGGIIKHNASISGAEVGCQGEVGSAAAMAAAGLAAVMGGTPAQIENAAEIALEHHLGMTCDPVAGLVQVPCIERNALGAVKAVTAASLAVKGDGQHFVPLDACIETMRQTGYDMSEKYKETSTGGLAVNVVEC, encoded by the coding sequence ATGTTCCTTTCGGTATTCGACGTTTTCAAGATCGGCATCGGCCCGTCGAGCTCGCATACGATGGGGCCGATGTCGGCTGCCAACCGCTTCCTCGACCTGATCCTTTCGAGCGAATGGCCACGTCCGTCCTCTGGCGCGCAGGTTGCCTCGATCAAGGTCAGCCTGCACGGCTCGCTTGCGCATACCGGTATCGGCCACGGGACGGGCAGGGCGGTCGTTCTTGGCCTGATGGGCGAGAAGCCCGACAGCGTCGATCCAGACAAGATGGACGGAATCATCGACCAGGTGGAGCGCTCGGGCCGCATCACGCCGCCCGGCCACCCGGCCTATTTCTTCATGCCGAAGAACGATCTGGTCTTCGACAAGAAGCAGCCCTTGCCGGGCCACGCAAACGGCATGTCCTTCTGCGCCTATGACAGGGACGAACGCCTGCTCCTGAAACGCGTCTACTATTCCGTCGGCGGCGGTTTCGTTGTCACCGATACCGAGCTCGAGCAGATGCGCGCCAAGAAGAGGGCCGTCGCGGGTGCGACCAAGGTTCCCTATCCCTTCGCCACCGCCAAGCAGATGCTGGAAATGGCGGAGCGCTCCGGCCTCAGCATCGCGCAGATGAAGCGCGCCAATGAGGAGAGCCAGCGCAGCCGTGAGGAGCTCGACGAAGGTCTCGATCGTATCTGGGAAGCCATGCGCGCCTGTATCGAGCGCGGCCTCAAGGTCGACGGCGTCATGCCGGGCGGTTTGAACGTCCGGCGCCGTGCAAGGAAGATCCATGACAAGCTGCAGGAGGAGTGGAGGAGTAACCGCATCAATCCGCTGCTCGCCAACGACTGGCTGAGTGTCTATGCCATGGCCGTCAACGAGGAGAATGCGGCCGGCGGCCGCGTGGTGACCGCGCCCACGAACGGTGCAGCGGGGGTTATTCCCGCAACGATCCGCTATTACGAGCATTTCCACGAGGATTGGGATCAGAACGGCATCCGCGACTATCTCCTGACTGCGGCTGCCGTCGGCGGCATCATCAAGCACAACGCCTCGATTTCCGGCGCCGAAGTGGGCTGTCAGGGCGAGGTCGGTTCTGCGGCTGCGATGGCGGCTGCGGGACTTGCCGCGGTGATGGGCGGCACGCCCGCCCAGATCGAGAATGCGGCGGAAATCGCGCTGGAACACCATCTCGGCATGACCTGCGACCCGGTGGCCGGTCTCGTCCAGGTGCCGTGCATCGAACGCAATGCGCTCGGTGCCGTCAAGGCCGTTACCGCCGCCTCGCTTGCCGTCAAAGGCGACGGCCAGCATTTCGTGCCCCTCGACGCCTGCATCGAGACGATGCGCCAGACGGGCTACGATATGAGCGAGAAATACAAGGAAACTTCGACAGGGGGTCTCGCTGTCAACGTCGTCGAATGCTGA
- a CDS encoding DMT family transporter, which produces MSQEQSPYNPLQGMVIMAGAMVVLPAMDAIAKYMATFEAMSPGQVTFYRFFFQVACTLPILLAVFRWKALSAKRPWMNLLRGALHGAASLLFFVAVKYMPLADVFAIYFVEPFMLTALSALFLGDKVGWRRWAAIVVGFAGAMIVIQPSYEIFGLKALLPVLCAFLFSLYLFLNRAIGEADSPLTMQTLAGIGGMLFMGATLLGGNALSMPDFEMSLPSSVLGLVLLLVLGTISGYAHMLIVRAFRLAPLSLLAPFQYFEIISATVLGYVVFNDFPNFSKWIGIFIIVASGLFIIWRERVQSRSLKSSQTPA; this is translated from the coding sequence ATGTCCCAAGAACAATCTCCGTATAATCCGCTTCAAGGCATGGTCATCATGGCCGGCGCCATGGTCGTCCTGCCCGCCATGGATGCGATCGCCAAATACATGGCGACCTTCGAGGCTATGTCACCGGGACAGGTGACATTCTATCGCTTCTTCTTTCAGGTCGCCTGCACGCTTCCTATCCTGCTTGCCGTCTTCCGCTGGAAGGCCCTTTCGGCAAAGCGACCATGGATGAACCTGCTGCGGGGCGCCTTGCATGGCGCAGCCAGCCTGCTCTTCTTCGTCGCGGTCAAATACATGCCGCTCGCGGATGTCTTCGCGATCTATTTCGTGGAACCATTCATGCTGACGGCTCTTTCGGCGCTCTTCCTCGGCGACAAGGTCGGTTGGCGGCGGTGGGCGGCGATCGTCGTCGGCTTCGCAGGCGCGATGATCGTCATCCAGCCGAGCTACGAAATCTTCGGCCTGAAGGCGCTGCTGCCAGTGCTTTGTGCCTTCCTTTTCTCGCTCTATCTCTTTCTCAACCGGGCAATCGGTGAAGCCGATTCGCCGTTAACGATGCAGACCTTGGCCGGAATTGGTGGAATGCTCTTCATGGGGGCCACGCTCCTGGGCGGAAATGCGCTTTCAATGCCCGATTTCGAAATGTCGCTTCCTTCGTCGGTATTGGGCCTCGTCCTGCTGCTCGTCCTCGGCACTATCTCCGGCTATGCGCATATGCTGATCGTCAGGGCATTCCGCCTTGCGCCACTGTCGCTGCTTGCCCCGTTCCAATATTTCGAGATCATTTCGGCGACCGTGCTCGGATATGTCGTGTTCAACGATTTTCCCAATTTTTCCAAATGGATCGGCATTTTTATCATCGTCGCGTCCGGCCTCTTCATCATCTGGCGCGAACGCGTTCAGTCAAGATCGCTAAAATCATCGCAAACACCTGCGTAG
- the mgtE gene encoding magnesium transporter: MTENGEDDRIRRRPDDEGADIYDEDGNVRSDFLALVGAAIADRDTIFLRQNVARLHESEIGDLLESIQPDQRLALVRLLGDDFDMTALTEVDETIRREIVDQIPNEQIAAAIGELDSDDAVYILEDLDKEDREEILAQLPFTERVRLRRALDYPESSAGRRMQTEFVAVPPFWTVGQTIDYMREEEDLPYSFTQIFVIDPTFKLLGAVDLDQILRTKRQTKIEAIMRETTHPIPAEMDQEEAAQLFEQYDLLSAAVVDENDRLVGVLTIDDVVDVIHEEADEDIKRLGGVGDEELSDNVLSTVRSRFLWLMINLGTAMLSASVIGLFDASIEKMIALAVLMPIVASMGGNAGTQTMTVTVRALATRDLDIYNAGRIIRREAGVGIMNGIVFASIMGTIAGTWFHDYQLGMVIGAAMIINLVAAALAGILLPLLLDKVGADPAIASSVFVTTVTDCTGFFAFLGIATWWFGI; the protein is encoded by the coding sequence ATGACGGAAAACGGAGAAGACGACCGCATCCGCAGACGTCCGGACGACGAAGGAGCCGACATCTACGACGAGGACGGCAATGTCCGCAGCGACTTTCTGGCGCTTGTCGGCGCTGCCATCGCCGACCGGGATACGATTTTTCTCCGGCAGAACGTCGCGCGTCTTCACGAGTCCGAAATAGGCGACCTGCTGGAATCGATCCAGCCGGATCAGCGCCTGGCACTTGTCCGCCTCCTCGGCGACGATTTTGACATGACGGCGCTGACGGAGGTCGATGAAACGATCCGTCGCGAAATCGTCGATCAGATACCGAACGAGCAGATTGCCGCTGCAATCGGGGAGCTCGATTCGGACGACGCTGTCTACATTCTCGAGGACCTGGACAAGGAAGACCGGGAAGAAATTCTGGCGCAGCTGCCGTTCACCGAGCGGGTGCGCCTGCGTAGGGCACTGGACTACCCGGAAAGCTCTGCCGGCCGCCGCATGCAGACGGAATTCGTGGCGGTGCCGCCCTTCTGGACTGTCGGTCAGACGATCGACTATATGCGCGAAGAGGAGGACCTGCCTTATTCCTTCACGCAGATCTTCGTTATCGACCCGACCTTCAAGCTGCTCGGCGCCGTCGATCTCGACCAGATTCTCCGCACCAAGCGGCAGACAAAAATCGAAGCGATCATGCGCGAGACGACCCATCCTATTCCAGCCGAGATGGACCAGGAAGAGGCGGCGCAGCTCTTCGAGCAATACGACCTTCTCTCAGCCGCCGTCGTGGACGAGAACGACCGTCTTGTCGGTGTTCTTACCATCGACGATGTCGTCGACGTCATTCACGAGGAAGCGGATGAGGACATCAAACGCCTCGGCGGCGTCGGAGACGAAGAGCTGTCCGACAATGTCTTATCGACCGTCCGCTCGCGCTTCCTCTGGCTGATGATCAATCTCGGCACGGCGATGCTTTCGGCCAGTGTAATCGGCCTCTTCGACGCATCGATCGAGAAAATGATCGCGCTTGCCGTACTGATGCCAATCGTGGCCTCCATGGGAGGCAATGCCGGCACGCAGACGATGACCGTCACCGTGCGCGCGCTCGCGACCCGCGACCTCGACATATACAATGCCGGCCGCATCATCCGCAGGGAGGCGGGCGTCGGGATCATGAACGGCATCGTCTTTGCCAGCATCATGGGCACGATTGCCGGCACGTGGTTCCACGACTACCAGCTTGGTATGGTCATCGGCGCCGCCATGATCATCAACCTGGTGGCGGCAGCGCTGGCGGGCATTCTTTTGCCGCTTCTTCTGGATAAGGTCGGCGCGGACCCAGCTATTGCGTCGTCCGTTTTCGTAACCACCGTCACTGACTGCACGGGCTTCTTCGCTTTCCTCGGTATCGCCACCTGGTGGTTCGGCATCTGA
- a CDS encoding BON domain-containing protein codes for MPKKDDKTTFSREDDYRDYEERNLDEGWPYSDEAGARSPEPQNRAYGETPANFDRDPNSGFRVDGTDEDGNENRLKDSLRADTIHRDESDDLEARVTENLENIPDLNLDSIDVHADGHTVTLEGAVETIGMARKVELGALSVDGVHHIRNRLETIGVDSHLSDED; via the coding sequence ATGCCAAAGAAGGACGACAAGACCACCTTTTCGCGCGAAGACGATTATCGCGATTACGAAGAACGCAATCTTGACGAGGGCTGGCCCTACTCCGACGAAGCAGGTGCGCGATCGCCTGAACCGCAAAATCGAGCCTACGGCGAAACGCCTGCAAACTTCGACCGCGATCCTAACAGCGGCTTTCGCGTTGACGGCACGGACGAAGACGGAAACGAAAACCGGCTCAAGGATTCGCTCAGGGCCGATACGATCCATCGCGATGAAAGCGATGACCTCGAAGCGCGCGTGACGGAGAACCTGGAAAACATCCCGGATCTGAACCTCGACAGCATCGATGTTCATGCCGACGGCCACACCGTAACGCTGGAAGGCGCCGTCGAGACCATCGGAATGGCCCGGAAGGTCGAACTCGGTGCCCTTTCAGTTGATGGCGTCCACCATATCCGCAACCGGCTGGAAACGATCGGTGTTGATTCGCATCTATCGGACGAGGATTGA
- a CDS encoding DUF599 domain-containing protein: protein MTVADYIALAFFAILWLGYSWLLRGRTFFGRTSLTHAMTERRREWIYNSLRRDLKMIDTQIMAGLQNGTAFFASTSMFAIGSCFALLGATDKVNAIFADLPYVFSSGTASFELKVGGLTALFAYAFFKFGWSYRLFNYCSILFGSIPMVRDSETDIIAAERAAERVIRMNVIAGGHFNEGLRAIFLSIGYLGWFVNAYVFMATTAIIVVVLTRRQFFSEARLAIMDANPPSILHLSAIRRDMPPDGGSDLSGGL, encoded by the coding sequence CTGACGGTTGCGGATTATATCGCACTGGCTTTCTTCGCCATTCTGTGGCTCGGCTATTCCTGGCTGCTGCGCGGCAGGACATTCTTCGGCCGCACGAGCCTCACCCATGCCATGACCGAACGGCGGCGCGAATGGATCTATAATTCGCTGCGCCGCGACCTGAAGATGATCGACACGCAGATCATGGCCGGGCTCCAGAACGGCACGGCCTTCTTTGCGTCGACCTCAATGTTCGCGATCGGCAGCTGCTTTGCACTGCTCGGCGCGACGGACAAGGTAAATGCGATCTTCGCCGATCTGCCTTATGTATTCAGCAGCGGCACCGCGAGCTTCGAACTCAAGGTCGGCGGGCTGACGGCGCTTTTTGCATACGCCTTCTTCAAGTTTGGCTGGTCTTACAGGCTCTTCAACTACTGCAGCATCCTCTTCGGCTCGATCCCAATGGTGCGCGACAGCGAGACCGATATCATCGCCGCCGAGCGCGCCGCCGAACGGGTCATCCGCATGAACGTGATTGCCGGCGGTCATTTCAATGAAGGCCTTCGCGCGATCTTCCTGTCGATCGGTTATCTCGGATGGTTCGTGAACGCTTACGTTTTCATGGCGACGACGGCGATCATCGTCGTGGTGCTCACGCGCAGGCAGTTCTTTTCGGAGGCGCGGCTGGCGATCATGGATGCCAACCCGCCATCAATTCTCCACCTTTCTGCTATTCGCCGCGATATGCCGCCAGATGGCGGAAGTGATTTGTCCGGGGGATTGTGA
- a CDS encoding D-alanyl-D-alanine carboxypeptidase — MQAKSEIVSRSISFVSSPRSGNFLVKMLAAIAIATTAFLVESATAEAEAANSKYAGIVVDAKSGNVLYSENADRLQYPASLTKMMTLYMVFEALEQGRIRLDTRVPFSAYASSQAPTKLGVKAGSSISVEQGILGLVTLSANDAATALGELLAGSESRFAQTMTAKAHALGMTRTTYRNANGLPNTAQMTTARDQARLGIALRQHFPQYYSYFSTRSFKFGKRVIRSHNRLVGSVRGVDGIKTGYTRAAGFNLVSSVQADGKSIVGVVMGGTSTPARDGQMRKLIATYLPKASTRGGSNLIAQTAPTPVPSPAASAAEIPVAAADVDLPRKGPTPDARYEVASAAVAYTDAPAAKSENPLVAEQKTEIPAPTKVKTKSFKQASVAVPSPAPAYMPPEEPAGNPVDALTTASVGPAAAAAKPAPVDDQGPSGWVVQIGVSSSREMAMDLLENAKSKGGKALSSAKPFAVAFANGGDQVYRARFGGFDDQREAVNACKALKRAGVKCWAAAQ; from the coding sequence ATGCAAGCGAAGAGTGAAATAGTGTCAAGGTCAATATCCTTCGTATCATCGCCACGATCCGGCAATTTCCTGGTGAAGATGTTAGCGGCGATCGCGATCGCAACAACGGCTTTCCTCGTTGAGTCGGCCACGGCCGAAGCAGAAGCCGCAAATTCGAAATATGCGGGCATTGTCGTCGATGCGAAGTCCGGCAACGTTCTCTACAGCGAGAATGCCGATCGCCTGCAATATCCGGCGTCGCTGACGAAGATGATGACGCTCTATATGGTCTTCGAGGCGCTTGAACAGGGTCGCATCCGTCTCGACACGCGTGTCCCCTTCTCGGCTTACGCTTCATCTCAGGCTCCGACCAAGCTCGGCGTTAAGGCCGGCAGTTCGATTAGCGTCGAGCAGGGTATCCTTGGCCTTGTGACACTCTCCGCCAATGACGCGGCAACCGCCCTTGGCGAATTGCTTGCCGGCAGCGAAAGCCGGTTCGCGCAGACGATGACCGCCAAGGCCCATGCGCTCGGCATGACCCGTACTACCTATCGCAATGCCAACGGCCTGCCAAACACGGCACAGATGACCACCGCACGCGATCAGGCCCGCCTCGGTATCGCACTTCGCCAGCATTTTCCGCAATATTACAGCTACTTCTCCACGCGCAGCTTCAAGTTCGGCAAACGCGTCATTCGCAGCCACAACCGCCTTGTCGGTTCGGTGCGCGGCGTCGATGGCATCAAGACCGGCTATACCCGGGCTGCTGGTTTCAATCTTGTGAGTTCAGTGCAGGCCGACGGCAAGTCGATCGTTGGTGTCGTCATGGGTGGCACCTCCACGCCTGCCCGCGATGGGCAGATGCGCAAGCTGATCGCCACCTATCTTCCGAAGGCTTCCACGCGCGGCGGCTCGAACCTGATTGCGCAGACGGCGCCCACTCCGGTTCCGTCACCGGCTGCTTCTGCGGCTGAAATTCCTGTCGCGGCCGCCGATGTCGACCTGCCGCGCAAGGGCCCGACGCCGGATGCGCGCTATGAGGTAGCGTCCGCTGCCGTCGCCTATACTGACGCTCCTGCTGCCAAATCCGAAAACCCGCTCGTTGCCGAACAGAAGACCGAAATTCCGGCTCCGACCAAGGTGAAGACCAAGAGCTTCAAGCAAGCCTCCGTTGCGGTCCCCTCTCCGGCCCCTGCCTACATGCCGCCGGAGGAGCCCGCCGGCAATCCAGTCGATGCTCTCACGACCGCCTCGGTGGGGCCTGCCGCCGCTGCCGCAAAACCGGCTCCGGTTGACGATCAGGGGCCGAGCGGCTGGGTCGTTCAGATCGGCGTGTCGTCGAGCCGCGAAATGGCGATGGATCTGCTGGAGAATGCAAAGAGCAAGGGCGGCAAGGCTTTGAGCTCCGCAAAGCCCTTCGCAGTCGCCTTTGCAAACGGCGGCGATCAGGTCTATCGCGCCCGCTTTGGCGGCTTCGACGACCAGCGCGAAGCCGTAAATGCCTGCAAGGCGCTCAAGCGCGCAGGCGTCAAGTGCTGGGCGGCAGCCCAATGA
- a CDS encoding peptide deformylase: protein MAIRPILRYPHPGLKTICEPVTVFDWALRRLADDLLETMRVARGVGITAAHVGVFLRVVVIELNKVDGVRTFINPDIISVSDELMRQTEGSVSMPGVTDEVTRPRAVRFRYQDINGVQHEEHADGFLAICIQHEVDQLDGIFWLQRLSKLKRDRLIRKWEKAAP, encoded by the coding sequence ATGGCCATTCGTCCCATTCTTCGCTATCCGCATCCCGGCCTGAAGACGATCTGCGAACCGGTGACGGTCTTCGATTGGGCACTGCGTCGGCTTGCTGACGATCTGCTGGAGACGATGCGCGTTGCACGCGGCGTCGGCATTACGGCCGCCCATGTCGGCGTCTTCCTGCGGGTGGTCGTGATCGAACTCAACAAGGTGGACGGAGTTCGGACCTTTATCAACCCCGATATCATTTCGGTTTCGGATGAACTCATGCGCCAGACCGAAGGAAGCGTGTCGATGCCAGGCGTGACCGACGAGGTGACGAGGCCCCGCGCAGTCCGTTTCCGCTACCAGGACATCAACGGTGTCCAGCATGAAGAGCATGCCGATGGCTTCCTGGCGATTTGCATCCAGCACGAGGTCGACCAGCTTGACGGAATTTTCTGGCTTCAGCGCCTGTCGAAGCTGAAGCGCGACCGCCTGATCCGGAAATGGGAAAAAGCGGCGCCGTGA
- a CDS encoding heparan-alpha-glucosaminide N-acetyltransferase yields MAISTNENGASSRPPRIGLLDTARGAALVAMATYHFTWDMEFMGYLARGTAEAGWLKIYARAIASTFLFLAGVSLMLAGTPSIRRQAYLRRLGMIVSAAALITAATAIAMPQGAIFFGILHSIAAASVIGLLFLRMPGIITIAAGVAAVIAPLYLRSSFFDTPWLWWVGLSQAVPRSNDYVPVLPWIGPFLIGMGVSSIALKQGWAEWLARFGTGSTLLAKAGRHSLAIYLIHQPILISLAYALSIAVPPAKPDPVQTYMQQCQSSCVVQEGEALCRSFCQCTLERLQGENLFTPLQSGAIQADKDERVQRIALECSTEAQ; encoded by the coding sequence ATGGCTATTTCGACGAACGAAAACGGTGCGTCCTCCCGACCGCCGCGCATCGGCCTGCTCGATACGGCGCGTGGCGCGGCCCTGGTTGCCATGGCGACCTACCACTTCACCTGGGATATGGAGTTCATGGGCTATCTGGCGCGCGGCACCGCGGAGGCTGGCTGGCTGAAGATCTATGCCCGCGCGATCGCCTCGACATTCCTCTTCCTCGCCGGTGTCAGCCTGATGCTTGCCGGCACTCCAAGCATCAGGCGCCAGGCCTATCTCCGGCGGCTTGGCATGATCGTTTCAGCCGCGGCTCTTATCACGGCCGCGACGGCAATTGCGATGCCGCAGGGCGCGATATTTTTCGGCATTCTGCACAGTATCGCAGCGGCAAGCGTCATTGGCCTTCTCTTCCTGCGCATGCCCGGGATTATAACGATCGCCGCCGGCGTTGCGGCCGTCATCGCCCCGCTCTATCTGCGCTCTTCATTCTTCGATACGCCATGGCTTTGGTGGGTGGGCCTATCCCAAGCGGTTCCGCGATCGAACGATTATGTGCCGGTTCTACCCTGGATCGGGCCCTTTCTCATCGGCATGGGCGTTTCGAGCATAGCGCTGAAGCAGGGCTGGGCGGAATGGCTCGCAAGGTTTGGCACCGGCTCCACTCTGCTCGCAAAAGCTGGCCGCCACAGCCTCGCAATCTACCTGATCCACCAGCCGATCCTGATCTCGCTCGCCTATGCGCTTTCGATCGCCGTCCCGCCCGCCAAGCCGGATCCCGTGCAGACCTACATGCAGCAATGCCAGTCCTCCTGCGTCGTCCAGGAAGGCGAAGCGCTTTGCCGCAGCTTCTGCCAATGCACGCTCGAAAGATTGCAGGGTGAGAACCTGTTCACGCCACTCCAGTCCGGCGCAATCCAGGCGGATAAAGATGAAAGGGTACAGCGTATCGCATTGGAGTGCAGCACCGAAGCGCAATGA